GCTGTTCTCCAGGTTCCTGAGGTTTTGTATTTAGAATATCAGTCCTGTAGTCGGACTTTCCTTTGGGCCGCAGCTCATAactaatgacacagagacttattaattatggaagtttGGGCTTAGCTTAGGCTgttcccactagctcttacaactcaaaTTAATCCAtaggttttattcatttatgtttaaCCATgtgacttttacctttctcccattctgtatgtccaacttgcTCTGAGTCTCCATGGCGTCTCCTTATGCCTCAAttatctcctcttcttcctttttctccctggaaatcctgcttatacctcctgcctagctattggccactcagctttttattacaccaatcatgGCAAATGTACTTTCACACAGTGCCCAAATACCCCACGACACAGCCCTATGGTAAAGGGTCCCAAGTCTGTGCCTCTATTGCTAACACTTCTAAGTACAGAATTTGCTGGTGAATGCTGGGAGTTTTGGTAGTGGTAGCATCCCAGTTTCCAAAATGAGGCTTACAGTTTGATACCTAACCCTGCTCTTTTTCCGTTACCGACTTTGGAGTCATCTGACCCCATTTGTCTGTTCAGATGTCAAGTTGGACACATTGAGGAAGCACGTCCCAAAGTGTCTTGCTAGTGATTATTTCTTGAGggaggaaaatatatatatatatgtatgtatcccCCCACTCTGGGTATGAGTTGTGGTGAAGGGAGATATATGATCCAATAAATTTGAGATAATTTTCCTTCCAAATCCCCCAGATCCTGACAGTTATATAAATTGCTGTAAAAGGATACTTAGGAACCCTGCCATTGAGAATCCATCATAACTTAAGAGTTAAAAGATTatctaacattttaaaagattatttaaccataaaattctttttaagaaatcAGAATCTAATAAAgtccataaaacaaaatttggaaAACATCACCATAGAACCATCTTTGGCTAAATGTCATTTTCCAAGCTTCATAAACTTTATTCCTTAAAAGTCCACCCATTTCTTTAGCTCCTCCCAGGACTACTGCATCATCCCTGAGCAGAACTCTTTACTTTAGACTTTGCTTGAATGACAGAATCATCTTCTCCATCATGAGGCACTTTCCCCCCATAAAAACTGCTACCGGTTATCcaccacacagagaaaggaaatccaactcctcagccaaagaTGGACTGCTTTTCAAAACCCGAAGCCTCCATTATTTTTGCTCAAGAGTTGTCCACAGGAAGTTGGATTCTGCTATGACAGACTTCACAGCAACGTTGTGGGTAAGGAAAAGAGGGTGGTTGTTCTGAAGCTCATCACTGGAACCTCAAAGCTGGGGtgcaaagaggaaggaaagcaCCCACCAGAGGCTAGAACCAAAGATGGCTGCAGAAAGGAGTAGAATACAGACTCACGGTGGCTCCATTAAAAGCTTTCCAGCTTTACCATGTgtcctagggtttctattgctgtgacgaaacaccatgaccaaagcaactcgaggaggaaagggtttattctgcttacacttccatatcactgttcgtcatcaaaggaagtcaggataggaactcaaacagggcaggaacccggaggcaggagctgaggcagaggccacagaggggtgttgcttactgacttgctccccatggcttgttcagtctgctttcttatagaacccagcaccaccagcccagggatggcaccacccacaatgggctgtccccctacaccaatcactaattaggaaaatgccccacaggcttgcctatggcCCAGTCTtgcagaggcattttctcaattgagcaTCTCGCTTTTCAGAtaacactagcttgtgtcaagctgacataaaactagctgcCACACCATGCTCCAAAAGTGATCTGTGTTTCATGCAAGCCACACTTCAAATTTTGAATTTAGATCTTCCTGAGCTAAACCCATGTATCTCAGGATCTCAAGATCCCGGGCCGTCCTGATCGGGAGGGTGAACAGCCCATGCTCTGCATCACACTACATTATCAGCCAGGCTGGCTATTGGATTGTGTGTACTTAATGAGCTTTGACCTATAATATTTTCAATGCACAGTGGGTTTGCCAAGATAAGATCCCGTCATTAGGTGGAGGATATGTAATGAGGGCCATTGGAAGGCCTAGATTAAGGATGAGTGGATGAGGACCTGGGTGGGAGGTCACAGCAAGTGCAGACTATGGCAGTGGGGGCTGTGGAGCAGTGCTGTGCACCCCGCTGTGCTTTTGGTAGGAGAGTGTGCTGGTGGGCAGGCCCGGAGCTTGCAGGCCATCTGCAGCCTGTTCTCTCCGTGTCCTTCTGCCTAGTCCAGGGATGGAGCAGTGTTCCTCTCCTGGGAAGCTCCTCCCCAGTCTTACCCTAGTGGTTATaactctttcttctttgcatttgcAGAACTTGACTTGTCCATTCTTggaattttcttctgctttgctcCTTAGTCCTCCGTACTTTTGTTTCTGCCCATCACAGAGCAGAAGGACATGTCCTTTTGTTATCATGGGGCAGTGAGACCTGtacttttgtctttctcttattGAATGCTTGGGATATGcaatacctcctaatagttccactccctgagcctattggggccattttcattcaaaccaccacaatcgtATACCACACCATGAGAAGCAAAGTGGGTCCATGATGATACCCAAGACAGTCCGCAAGGAGATTAACTGTAGATGCACTGACTTGATATATACAGcccagttgtttttatttttatttttttgagacagcatctctctctgtagtcccaaccgtcctgaaactcactattttgatcagctggcttcaaatttacagagatttaCTTGCCTGTCGCCCGGGTTTTTGCTTTTATGTGTATAATTCAGTTGTAGCTTCTCAGCTGCATAGCCACACCACTTCCAGTGCTGTAAAATACAGTTCTTTTCAAATCACGACATCTTTGTATTCTAGGTACTAGTCTCCTGTTAGACGCGTGGATAGATACGATTCTATTCTTCACTCAGTTGCTTTCCTTTGGGTACAGAGACTGTCTGTCAGTTGTTAGGATCACTCCCTGTGCTGCTGGGGTCCTGTTCAGAATTTCCTCGAGGCCTTCAGGTGAagcattctcttccttctcctctatcagattcagggtattAGGTCTTAAGTCACGGTCCTGATCCACTTGGaactgagttttgtgcaggatgagagACAAGGATCCAGGCTTAGTCTTCTGCATTTGGATACTCAGCATTCACAGCACCATCTGCTGAAGACATCTTCTATCTGATTCCTATTTTTGGCATCactgtcaaaaatcaggtgtttgtagTTGCATGGATTTTATGTCTGAATCGTCAGTTTTATCTCATGGATTCATGTTCTACACTTAACTGAGAAGAGTTTCACTGGTTGGACatgacaaaatgacaaaaatcttAATGAAAATGATCACACTATTTGTAAACTCATAAAAATGGCAGATGGagacactggccaatcaatgcatcctctagattttttttttgagcttatCTGAtataaaaaatgaaggaaataagcCTTTAAACAGATGCTGGAATCAACATGGATTTAAAAAGCTGTTTTTACAAACAAATTATTCTGGGCATGGTGACTATACtattcagggttctctagagttaTAGAACTTATATgaatctctcccttcctccctccccctccctccctcccacccttctttcctccctctctatatatctatatctatatctatggaatttattggaatgacttacaggctgcagtctaacaatggctagctgtgaatggaaagtccaagaatctagtagttgctcagtccctaGAGATgaggtgtctcagctggtcctcTGTAGATGCTGGAATCCCGAAGAAGCGGGCTCCAgcgccagtgaaggaatggatttaCTGACAAGCGGAGGGCAAGCAGGTGAAGGCCGAGCAaacctttcttcttccattgtcTTACACAGGCTTCCggcaggtgtggcccagattaaaagtcatgctgtcttcctgcctcaaaatctggatcacaagtgtgccctccatttctggattgtagttcattccagatgtagtcaagctgacaaccaagaataacgaTCATAGTGACACATGCTTGTGGTCATGAGATATGTAAGGTATAGACAGAATtcactgtgaggccagcctgggttacacagcaagaacCAGTctcacaaaaaccaaacaaaaagcaacacacacaaaagaacatgTGATATTCAAGATATAAAAAAGACAAGTGAAAAATTACATGTTATATTTTCCTGTGGCTATATATAAGAATCATAAGTagattttttctgtttttgaaaaaaaattgctttatttttgtatataaaagCAACTTGATCAGCCCAGAACTTGAAGGACATGGGCATAAAGTGGGAAGAAAGTTCAGAAGTATACAGAAAGCAGATGGTTTTAAACCAGACTGCAGTGCACAGGTTCCATGGGGCAGACGTCAGCTTTCATTATCCAGGAAGGCGGAAGAGGCTCCAGCAAGAGCAGGGCTGCTTTTTGGCtcgttttctgtttgtgtttgttttgtttaagatgaCAACAGAACCTCCCAGCTTGTTGTTTGTCTCAGTAAAGGTTGGTGACAACACTGACACTGAGTGTTCTCCTGAGAAGGCCAAGGAAAACTGGTTAGGAGAGGAAGCCCGAATCAAGAGCTTGCCTCGTCACTGTGATACCAGGACACAGGAGCTCGCTGTAATGTATTCTGTTGTTGGCTTTACTCTTCGCTCCTTTGGGGGACCCTCcaccagctccaaaataaatcatacatggaggtttattcttacttatgaatgcctggatttagcttggcttatttctagctagcttttcttaaattatcccatctaccttttgcctctgggcttctttcttttcttacttgtttatcttactttcactcttactccatggctggttgtgtggcttggtGGCTGGTGCCTTCTTTTCTCGatccttgttctctctttctcctttacctcagagatttctccttctgtttattctctctgcctgccagccccacctatcctctctcctgctttgctattggccgttcagctttattagaccatcaggtgttttagacatgcaaagcaacacagcttcaccgagttaaacaagtgcaacacatctttacatcattaaacaaatgttccacagcataaacaaatttaacacaccttaaaataatattccacaacaattttCCTTAAATGAGGAAGTTTTCTGGTAAAAATCACTTAAACTTGGAGTGGTTGTTCATGCTTGTAATCACAGTACCGGCAGTATTGAGAGAcgtgaggcaggcaggcaggtcaaGAGTGTAAGGCTAGCCAGGTCTATTTAGCAAgacaccatctttttttttaaaattatcattttttttcatttattttacatactgagcagttttccccctctcccctcctccagcctcccatcCCATCTACCCCCTCCACCCAATCcacttctccatctctgttcagaaaggggcaggcctcccatgagcgtcaacaaagtatggcacaccaagttgaggcaggaccaagctcctctcccccaccaaggctgggcaaggcaaccagcatggggaacaggttcccaaaagccagctacgTGCCACGGACAGGTCCTGATTCCACTGCTGGGAGACTGACAAACagaccatgctacacaactgtcacacacctGCAgggggcctaggtcggtcccatgcaggctccctagctggcAAGACaccatcttaaagaaaaaaagtttaaaaatagttgAAACAAAGtagttaaagtaaaaaaaaaaaagaaaaatcaagtaacTGGAGATAAACTatgttagacagacagacagggatatTTCCTCTCCTGAATAAGCTACCATCTCAAGAACACATCCAGAACCCCTTGCCACCCATTTCCAAAGATGGAAGAAACAGCAGCCAGGAAATCCTCCTGAGGATAAAGAGGTTTTTAGACCTGTCCAGTGCACAGCACACTTGTTTATATGATCAAGACTTCCAAGGGAAGACCGCttttttatccccccccccccccccccgaaacagggtttctctgtgtagctttgcaggaGACCGCTTTTAACAAACACCCAGAAAATACTTCAGATAGAacaagctatttatttttttgtatgttttgataTATTTGGACAAGCCAAATGAGAGATTTTTCTTATGAAATGTTCTTGCAAAATACGCAAATTTGAAAAATTGGAGTTTTGTCCGAACACGTCGAAACACTTAGGTGACCCTCCCATACATTTACTCAGTTTCCTTCAGAGTTGAAGTGTAAAGTACCAGTGTTATATTCTGAAAGGGCTGGAGCATCCATGGCACATCAACAGTTCTGGGATGTGTCCTGTAACTCTCGCTCAGTCACGCTAACCAGAGGGGAGGTCTGACACACGGCCCATCATCCACCAGTGGGGGTGGAGTGAGCCATCCCCTGCTTATGGACTGTGCGCTCTccctgtgtgcagtgcccacagatcAGGAGGGGTACACAGACTGACTCCCAAGGTCATGAGCTCATGTAACCTTCCCACAATGTATTTATTATCTGGCTTACTActgttcttaaatattttcacatttatctCAAATCAGATTCCAAAGTTAGTGAAAATTTGACATCTTTGTGTtagttttatctttattttgtagGCTATAGAAAAACCACATACtattaaaaagcataaaatactgaaacttttatttatgtggTATATAAATTTCAGTAACAAAAATTGATCATGAACATAGAGCTGAAATACTGTCATGATTGACAACTCCACATGGTACTGTAAAATTTGCTACATTTCATGATTTTCACAAGAAGAACTCAGTTTGGTTTGTTCAAACTCATGATCTCTCACATTACACTCACTTTCTTTGGGACAtactttttattcttgtttttctgaaCAGATTCTGAAAGAGTTGTAAGATCACAGTGGCGGTGAATCCCTTTATTCCCTGTGGGAAGCAGCAGGCTGGCTTGATTCTCTTAACTCTCTTGGGAACGATTATCTTCAACAACAATAGATCTAGTCGGAGCCACTTCCACAAATACGTATCGAAATTCAAACCGGCCACTCTGTGGGTTCTGAAAAACATGAAGAAGTTGTTACCCTCTCCTGCCGAGGGCCGTGGcacacagcaggtgacaactagtgttcaagAGGTCGACCTGCCAGATGATTAACTGTTGAGGAGCCCACTAGGCAAGTCCGTGGGTCACTGGCCGTGGAAACCGGTTGATTTCTGCCTGTAACGttctcatgtgccaccacttacctccctaaaaagaacagctgtgggttTTCCCCACAGCTTACTGGTAGTGTTTTACATCTctgggcacacatatagctgtggaAGGTTAGGAAGATGATTTCTGATTAAGCTGTACAATTCTgataatactagaatatttttcaaaactgacacagaaaagtaacagtattctcagtcacaagGACAGCTAATTTtggacttcagaacaaattcagaaaagactggctgctcctgcagagaataCACAAAGACAAATTCCCAGGTGTTTATTGCTGAAGCACCTTTGGTAGACATAACCCTCTGCAGTAATTGActttctgcatgtcctcccaGCCTCAGTTTGTGTTACAAGACTCAgggttcagccaactaactgttactgttaagtcctgaatttcaatgtcactttctgtctggaaAAGAGCTTCATGCACGGCCAAAGttactcactggctggccagcatgaCCTTCCTAGCCTGAGAGAAACGGTGTGACTTACcatgtgttatgagaatgggttGGACCCtgaaaaatgtaacatataattgtccTGAGTTTGGCTGTGAGAGGGGGCTGTGCAGAGCCGTGTGGAGGCTGCTGTGtaagagctgggcagaggtgagactgtgtgtgtgtgctgagtgagggatgcagctgcctgggcagagagaaaagtgtGAGAGATGAAGAAGTGTGAGGGATAGAAGATGTAGTGTGAGAGAGAATTGGAACTACAGATTTAGAATAGCGAGAACTGGAACTTAAGGTTTAGAACTATAGAATTAGAACAAAAGAATTAGAGGATATTGaagaataataaaagagaatTACCCTCAGATCGTGTGTGAATTATTATAGATAAGAAGTCTTTCTATCTCTGCTCTTGAGAAATCTTTCTCTGAGTAACCCTGGGTAGCAGCTCTGGGAGCTGGCCCTGGCTGTCGAACTCTCGGGAGCTTAAGCAACACTATGCTCAAAATCAGCGGACCCCATGACCCCTTCTGACCCCGTGACCCAAGGCAGGCATACCTCTTCCACTTCAGCATGCACTGTTCCGTGCTTTCCTGGTTCAGAGCCCTCAATGTAGAATTTCACACGGATGCGCTTTAGCCCATTTTTTGCATATTCAATAAAACTGTGAGGAAAATACAAAGATGACATCCAGgttccttttatttaaaagttatgCTAGAATTCTCCCAAGGACACCGTATTACCTGACATGCTGTCTCCGCCCACGTCTCGACATTTCCCCGTAGCCTTTAACAGGCTCCCCAAACACACTGATCACCTGCAGAAGAGACCATGATTATTTCAGTGTGACTCTTTTCATGGCTCCTGTATATTTTCTGACAATCAAGTGATACATTATTTGTTTGCACATTCCAAgtgattttaagaaaaaaaaaatcagtatggtGAGGGCCCTTAACAAAAACAGTGactcaaagaagaaaactagaaataaaaggGCATTATGTAGAAATCATACCGTAAGTAACTTAGTATCTCATGCACAGGGGCAGAAATGATTCACTCTGTAGTGTCACTTGTAGCTCTAGAATGACACAGGCTGTTGAggcgggggaggggcttggacctgcctctactgagtgtaccaggctctgctgactccccatgggagaccttaccttcttgtaggagggggttgggggctgggttggggcggggtgggggagacaggagggtcaggaggagggaagagggggatctatgattggtatgtaaaatgaataaaaaaaatttcttaataaaaaaataaacaaacatgcataaatatgccaaaaaaaaaaaaaaaaaaaaaaaaatgatacagccTGAGGTGAATCTGTCTCCTCTccttaaaggaaacaaaataaaccaaagaagTGAAATATTTCTCTAGTCGCACTCATATTGGAAGACAGGCATTTGACATGAAATTATTAGGTGTTCAGTATTAAAAGCTGAGAGgtaaaaatgaaattctaaagCCCTAAGCACAgcgaggaaaaaaaatcaagtaatgaTGATGCTGTTAAAATAAACCAGGTGCAAGTCTTTTCTTCCTAATGAGAAAATTCACTTGATATAGAAACAATTTGCACTGAATTTTCAAAGCAAATACGTTGGAATCCTCTCGAAAGAACACAAATTGAATACCAAACTAAAATTACCATAGTTTGTCTCTTTGCTGAGTGTCCTTATTACTGCAAGCGTGCATGAAAAGGAAGACTGTCAGTCAAGAGACACCAAAGACCCAAGAGCTGAAAGAGGCACTAACTGACAGAGTTAATAGGTTAAGCCCAGCAGTGTCAGATTAGGATTATCTACTGTAAGGGGGCACGCAGCCTGGCAAAAGTGGGACCTAACCAGTGCCGATAAAACAGATCTGCTTAAGTTTAAGGACCATCTAGGAAGCTATGACCCCAACAACACCCACTCTTTCCTATATTCTGTGTGGTTCTATTTGTCTCAGTCTGTGATTACCAGTGCATTATAATACAGGCTAGGCACCTACCAGAGGCCACACAGAACTCCCTGAATTCCAAACGATTATAGTGGGGTGTCCTAAGTGTGGTCTCTGCCAAAATCAACCCTCTAAGCTATACTTCTCAGTCTCCCCTCTGTATGTggacacaaaaggaaaaatgccaGAGACCACCAGCATCTGAAGTATCCACCCTGACTCAGATTCATTTAACAACCACAAAGAactggtaaaatgaaacatacATAGTGATCTCTGAGTGCCAGGATGCTGTGTAATAATCCTGTACACTGTGTAAATTACACTGTGATTGTTTTactaaagaagctgactggccaatagctggacaggataaggttaggtgggaaaaccagactaaggaaactgggaagaagaagggcagagtcagaggagtcaccagcaagacacagTAAGGACATAGGAGGTGCAAGAtaaaagagaggtaatgccatgtggcagaaagtagattaatataaatgggttaagttgtaagagttagctagtaacaagcctgagctattggccaagcatttaaaatTCACATCAAGTCTCTGTGTTGGTTgtttgggaactggtgggcaggaaagaaaagtccgTCTACACCAGGATCAAAGTGAGTCAGCGAACAAAGACCTAATAACAAAAGCAACCCAAGCAGCTCAACACTGTAGGGTGTCACTGCGTCAGAAGCGGTGCATTCCTGCTTCCCAACATCTCATCAGAGAACTAACCTCGGGATGTGTTCTGCATTTTTCTAAGGCTTTCCCATATATGATATTAGGACTGGATGAAGAAAACAGCTCTTTGAAAATCGTGTAGAACAAGCCAcctgaaaaggcagagagaaagatgaggCAAAGCCATGGGGTGAGAGGCTGTGGAAAGGTATTCGAATTGACACTTGCTGGGTTCTCTAACCTGTAATGCTGACTCCGAAGAGCACCACTACCAAGTAGGTGAAGTCTCTTCCAGCTTCTTtcactgcaaagaaaaaaatgttgatagGTTACAAGAACGTCCACAGTACCCTGGCCCCTGGAGGCTTTGCGTGTTTCCAGCAGGTGGCATGTGGGGGTCAAGGTTCAGTCTCAGCAGCTGATCTCAATGCTCCTGAGCTTCAGAGTTTCAAAAAAAATTCCCTCATCTTAGTGCTAACCAGGCCTAGCCTCACTTAGCTTCCAAGAGCAGAAGAGAATAGGCTGTTCGGTGTGGTATGGCTGTATACAGGGCCTAGCAATCTCTGTACTTTCACTGAAGGTCATAATGCTGATACTGCTTCCTTCCTAATGGCAGAAAACCCTTATCAGTCTCTCAGAGAACAGCCACAGATGAGCAACATGGACACAGGTTTACCCTGTCCAGATCAAGAATGCCAACTCAGTCAACCCAAAGACAAGGGAACAAAGGGACCCAAACAAATGGTAGCAACTCTTACCAGtaccactgctgtggatatcgttttatataaataaaacactgatggccagtgaccaggcaggaagtaagtggccaggcaggaagtaggtgggacaaggagagaggagaattctgggaagtggaaggctgaggagagagacactgcagccaccgccaggacaagcagcatgtaaagactctggtaagccaccagccacgtggcaaggtatagatttataaaaatgggttaatgtaagataaaagaacagttagcaagaagcctgccacggccatacagtttataagtgatataagcgtctgagtgattattttataaatggattgtgggactgcggggcttggggaacaaggagagaagccctccagcaacataccaCCCCACAGGTCCCCACTGACTGGTGCATCAAGTCCTCAAACTGAACTTGGACAGTAGGTGGCCAGGACGATCTATGAATCAAATAAACCTACCGAGGTTGTTCTTACTTTTCTGCACTAAATAAGTATATGAACATATGGATTAAAGAGAAGTCTGGGAACTAAGGTAATCAATCAAGATATTATTATGGGGGAGTAGGTATTTATACACATTATTTACATAAGTGCATGCTATGTGTACAAAGCTATATCATCACAGTGTATTTTTTCACAGATGCTGAGAACATTTATCTCTTTGGTACACTTATAGGTTAGTACAGTCACACTAGGAACCCAGATTTCTCTAACTTCAATCCTTAAAATGTTGTTTTTCCAGAAAATCAAAAATTAACAGGTGGTATTTTCCC
The genomic region above belongs to Peromyscus leucopus breed LL Stock chromosome 19, UCI_PerLeu_2.1, whole genome shotgun sequence and contains:
- the Timm21 gene encoding mitochondrial import inner membrane translocase subunit Tim21, with the protein product MICAFLRVVQHVEKLPASWGRQLLPHSMLTKASLKTQPLRWGLLEQKKTVRPRTVWGFTQKTFWTQGPDPQKAKEDSSKQVSVSRNQRGETSVSTSQKVKEAGRDFTYLVVVLFGVSITGGLFYTIFKELFSSSSPNIIYGKALEKCRTHPEVISVFGEPVKGYGEMSRRGRRQHVSFIEYAKNGLKRIRVKFYIEGSEPGKHGTVHAEVEENPQSGRFEFRYVFVEVAPTRSIVVEDNRSQES